A region of Saccopteryx leptura isolate mSacLep1 chromosome X, mSacLep1_pri_phased_curated, whole genome shotgun sequence DNA encodes the following proteins:
- the NCBP2L gene encoding LOW QUALITY PROTEIN: nuclear cap-binding protein subunit 2-like (The sequence of the model RefSeq protein was modified relative to this genomic sequence to represent the inferred CDS: deleted 1 base in 1 codon; substituted 1 base at 1 genomic stop codon), which produces MSKNLKILYSDSYLELSKDQDQHFSGDDKEHEKLLKESSTLYVRNLSVYTTEEQIFELFSRCGNIRNVFMGWDKVKKMACGFWFVEYHKRADAENAMXFLNGTLLDDRIIHTDWDLGFQEGRQHGCGQSGGQVRDEFHEDFDAGKRDFGKEAQAHKNRRTS; this is translated from the exons ATGTCCAAGAACCTGAAAATTCTGTACAGCGACTCCTACCTAGAGCTGAGCAAGGACCAAGATCAGCATTTCAGTGGTGATGACAAAGAGCATGAAAAATTACTGAAGGAAAGCAGCACTCTGTATGTGAGGAATCTTTCCGTTTATACAACCGAAGAGCAAATATTTGAGCTCTTTAGTAGATGTGGCAATATCAGGAATGTATTTATGGGCTGGgat aaagtaaagaaaatggcaTGTGGTTTCTGGTTTGTAGAATACCACAAAAGAGCTGATGCTGAAAATGCCATGTGATTCCTAAATGGGACCCTGTTAGATGACCGTATCATCCACACAGATTGGGATCTAGGCTTTCAAGAGGGAAGACAGCATGGCTGTGGCCAATCTGGGGGCCAGGTAAGAGATGAGTTTCATGAAGACTTTGATGCTGGTAAAAGAGACTTTGGAAAAGAGGCTCAGGCCCATAAGAATAGACGAACCTCTTAG